The sequence TTCCACTCGTCGATGGTGGACGACTCGGCAGGCATCGCAGAAAGCGTAAGGATATCCCAGTCGTTCCTCGCGTCGTTGAACAGGTATCGATACAGGCTCCGACATACGGCCCGCTTATCTCGCTCGCCCGCAATGATGTCGAGGTAGGCCGAACAGACGGCCTCGCTCCCGAGAAATCGCAATTCCCGCATCGGGATCAGACCGAGGTCCCTTCCGATGCGGAGGTAGAACGGTGCAATGCCAACCAGGCGCTCGTGCTCGTCGAACGCCAGGAGCACTCTGAGCCGATGATCTCTCAGATAATGTGTCGACCAGTAGTACAGCCACTCCCACGTGAGAAACAGACTATGTCCCGGCACGGTGCGAAGCAGTTGCTCCCAGTCCCCGGCTAGCCCCTTGAATTCATCGAGGGTCGTCACAGTGCGGATGGTGAGCGGAGCGTTCGCCTTCACGGAAGATACTCCCGCATGAGAGGAACGATGGCGGCGGCAAACTCTTCCTGTGCCTTCCACCGGTCGTCGCGTTGATCCTTCCGAGGCTCAGCAGACACCAGTACCAGTGCGCCATCAGTCCGCCCGCGGAGAAACGCTTGTTCGATCGTCGCAAGTTTCGCCTGAGTACGACCCGCGTAACTCCTGCCATTGATGTGATACCAAAACACGGCCGGGATGGACCGGCGGCTCTTTTCCAGAACGGTGCGATTCGCCGGGACCGAACCCTCCCCGACCCGCAACGCTGTGGCGTTGGCCTTCTCGTGAAGCGGAGCAGTTCCCATCCCCACCAGTTCTTTTCCCTGACGTTGCGTTTTCGTATACGCAACGTACAGATTCACTCTTCGGCCGTCCGGCGCTCGATAGGTCCGCGCAATGGATTCGTCAGCATCCGGTAGGACGACGAGGGATTCATCGTTCGGCTGGTAGTCGATGACCCAATCGCCGATGACGGTCGGGAAGGTTGCCAGCTCTTGCTTGAGTCCCGACGTCCCGCGATCAAGGGAGTACAGCGCAAGCGTCGCAGTTGCAATGGTGACGCAGGCCATCCACCAGGCACGATTCAAGGCCCGACCATGAGAGGCCGGTCCGGAAACACGTCTCTTCTCCTCCCTTTGCAAAAACGGCAGCGGCGCAGCAGGCTCCACCTTTTCCACCTTGCCCAGCAGCCAGGCCCCGACAAACAGAAACCCAAATGCAACCCAATCGACAAACAGCCCTTGAAGAATGTGGTAGGGGCCGTGAAGATCTTTCCCTCCAGCCTGTGCGTAGATCCCCATGACTGCCACGCGCACCCAATTCGCCACGATCGCAATCACGACCGACGACAGCACCAGGGTGATCCGGCTCCACCAAGCCTCCAACGTGAGGGAGGCCAGCGGCAATCCGATGGCCAGCACGGCGATGAGCAATCCAGCCCCGCTACATTCGCGCACCACTTCCAACGTCACAGTGGGAAGGATGATGGAGGTACTGTGCTCCAGCAATACGGGAATGCCGAGCGCCTGCAAGATGGCCACCGACATGTTCGCGGTCAGGAGTTGGAAGGGCCAGACAAGAGGCTCGGTCAAGCCATCGAGTACCGGCGTCATGAAAATCAAATAGGCCAGCGGAAATGCCAGTGCCCGCAGGTAGGCATATCCGCAGAGAAGCCATACAAGCCCCGCGAGCAGCAGGATCAGGGCGAGGCTGCCGGTCGTCATGACTCCGGCGATTTCGCTCGCCAAGAGCAACACTGTCGAGACCACCAGCCAGACCATTCCCGGCACGAATGCCGGTTCAATGGGGATCTGCCTCAGCGCGGGCCACTGAAGCCAGACGAGGTACAGACTGACCAGCGGCACCAGGAAGCCGTGCGAAAAGCCGTACCGGTTCCACCACAAGTTCCAGAGGTCGCCTAAAATAGGCGCGGAGAGCAGCATGAGAGGAATGCCGAGTCCAGCCGCTCGCAGCAGTACGGAATAGCGGCGGAGCACATCCGCTTTTGCACGAGCGACCACGTGCAAGGGCTTTGAACCAGGCACCGTCTCGGGAAGATCGAGCAGAGAGTTCTCCACGCGCAGGCCTCACGTACTATCGCGACTGGGGTACTCGCAGACTACTCATCGATCTTGTTGGCCGCTACCATCCGCGCCGCTCGATCCGCCTCCGGAAATCCACCAGGGAGTGACAGGGCAGTCTTCAGCTCCGACAGGGCCGCCTCCTGCTTGCCGATCTTCGAGAGCAACATCGCGTGATGGTACCGCACGGTCGGATGCTGCGGGAGCGCCGCCGAGGCTTCCGCGAGCAGTCGATGGGCATCCTCAAACCGGTTCTTTTTGTAGTAGATCCACCCGAGCGTATCCTGAATACCAGGATTCGAAGGTGCCCGATCGTGGGCGGCCAGGGCCAACCCCAGCGCATCGTCAAATTCCTGCTGTTCGGTCAGGCTGGCCGCAAGATTGTTGGCAGCCACCACGTTGTGCCGATCAAGTTGAACCGCTCGCCGATAGTGTGTATTCGCCAAATCGACCCGCCCCTGCGCCGCCAGCACCAGCCCCAACGCTGTATGGACCTCCGAATTGGTCTCGTCCTTCTTGAGCGCAGCCTGAAACGCCGACTCGGCGGCAGACAGCTTGCGCTGCACTAGATAGAGCTGGCCCAGTTCATAGTAGACCAGCGCAAGATCCGGCGCGAGGTCGACGGCCTTCCGCAAGGCCTGCTCAGCCTGGTCCGTCCTTCGCTGGGACAGATGCACCCGTCCCGCGAGTCTCCAGAGGTTCGGATCATGCGAGGCTTTTGAGAGGTACTCCTTAAGAACCGCATCTGCTCGTGGCTCCTGCTTCGACTCCACAAGTGCCACGAGGTAGTCCTGCAGAATGACCAGATCATTTGGCGCGTGCGAAAGGGCTTGGGAGAAGAGCTGCGCGGCCTCGGCCGACTGCCCCTGCACTTTGCGGAGAGTGGCCATCTTCACATAGCCAATCGGTTGACCAGGAAGCTGCCTGACGATCGCGCCATACACCTCGTCGGCCTTGGCCCAGTTTTTCCCCAAGACGTACGCATCGCCATATAACACGGCAGCTTCCAGGTTGGCGGGGTTCAATCGCAACGCCTGCCACGCTTCCTTCTCAGCCTCAGCCTGCTTCTGTTGCGCAAGATACAGTTTCGCGAGAGTGAGGTGTGCGGCCTCGTTATCAGGCTGAAGCCGGATTGCCTCACGGAGTGCTTCTTGTGCTGAATCCACACGGCCCTGCGTCAATCGGGCCAGGCCCAGGTAGAGATGAGGTCCGGAGAGGGTCGCATTCCGACCAATGGATTCTTCGAACAGGCCGACTGCTTGGGGCACATCATTCTCCGCAAGGGCGATGCGCCCCTTGAGATAGATGCCCACCGGGTCATGCTCGTCGGCTTCGAGAATGGCGCTCACGAGTGGTTTTGTCTCTGCCACCTGACCAGCGGCGAGCTTCAACTCAGCAAGGGCCTTGCGGGCCTTGTGGGAGTTCATGTCGGCAACGAGGCCGGACAGTTCTCGTTCAGCATCCCCCTGCAGGCCAAGCGCGGCATACCGTTCTGCCAGCATCAGCTTGATGGATTCCTGATCGCGGCTCAACTCGACAGCCTTACGGAACTCCTTCCGGCCCTCCTCAGGAGTTCCGGCAAAAAACAGGAAATGTCCGCGAGCGACACGCACCTCTGCAGAATCGGGAGCGGCTTCTAGGGCTCGGTCGTACCACCCGGCCGCCTGCGTGAGTTGTTGCTGTGCACCATAGATATTCGCAAGTGTGAGGAGGGGGCCCACCATCTTCGGATCGAGCTCGACCGCTTGCTTCAGGAGGCCGATCGCATCCGCGACCCGATCTGCTCCCAAGGCGACTGCGGCGCGAAGCAGATACCCCGCAGGATGTTGGGGATTGGCCGCAACCAGCGCTTCGGCGATCTTGCCGACCTCTTCCATTTTTCCTGCAGCGAGGTACAAATCGCCGAGCGACCATTTCGCGTCGAAATGGGAGGGATCGAGTTGCACCACTCGACTGAGAGCGAGGTAGGCTGCGGAAGCGTCGCCGCCTTTCAACGCCGCCTTCGCAAGCTTCCACTGGAGCACGGCATTCTCAGGAGTCGCTCGCGCGGCGTTCTTATATTCGATCACCGCTTCGCGGAACTTCTCCTGCTGAACGTAGGCGTCGCCACGACTCTCGTGTTTGGCGGCTTGCTCGGATGGTGCCTTTGTGCAGGATAAGATAATAATGCAGACGCCTAAAACACAGCAGAAGCCGAACCATCTTGGCATGACATTCTCGCCTGGGGCTGGCTTGTAGACTCCTATCATTGAGGATCATGCAACCGGGTGCCAGCAGAGGAGACGCGTATCTCTCCTCTGCTGGGCTCCTATTGGCATGAATCAGTTCGACGTCTTGTGGCTCCACTGCTTCCGCCGCAGACTGACTAAGCCGACCAATCCCGATCCAATGAGCAACATTGTGCTTGGCTCCGGAGCTCCCAGCCCCCCACCGGCAAAGGGAACATTGAATGCTCCAGCAATAGGGATTAATTGCTGGAATCCTGTGCTTGTCTGAATCACGCCGTTAAGCACTGGACCAAATGCAACTTGTTGAACTCGACCATCTGAACCGAGGATAGGAAGCGTTGTTCTTGGCGAGGCGTCCGATTGAAAGCCGAATACTGGACTAGTCTGCCCATTCTGAATCCCGTTAAGGATGTGGTTTTGTCCAGTTGCGAAGTTTCCGGTTGAGAAATTCCATATTAATCCGTTGGATCCAGGGACGTTACGGGGCGACGACGTTGTGGAGACATTTATTCCGTTACTATTTGCGATCGGACTTGAGTT is a genomic window of Fimbriimonadaceae bacterium containing:
- a CDS encoding tetratricopeptide repeat protein; amino-acid sequence: MPRWFGFCCVLGVCIIILSCTKAPSEQAAKHESRGDAYVQQEKFREAVIEYKNAARATPENAVLQWKLAKAALKGGDASAAYLALSRVVQLDPSHFDAKWSLGDLYLAAGKMEEVGKIAEALVAANPQHPAGYLLRAAVALGADRVADAIGLLKQAVELDPKMVGPLLTLANIYGAQQQLTQAAGWYDRALEAAPDSAEVRVARGHFLFFAGTPEEGRKEFRKAVELSRDQESIKLMLAERYAALGLQGDAERELSGLVADMNSHKARKALAELKLAAGQVAETKPLVSAILEADEHDPVGIYLKGRIALAENDVPQAVGLFEESIGRNATLSGPHLYLGLARLTQGRVDSAQEALREAIRLQPDNEAAHLTLAKLYLAQQKQAEAEKEAWQALRLNPANLEAAVLYGDAYVLGKNWAKADEVYGAIVRQLPGQPIGYVKMATLRKVQGQSAEAAQLFSQALSHAPNDLVILQDYLVALVESKQEPRADAVLKEYLSKASHDPNLWRLAGRVHLSQRRTDQAEQALRKAVDLAPDLALVYYELGQLYLVQRKLSAAESAFQAALKKDETNSEVHTALGLVLAAQGRVDLANTHYRRAVQLDRHNVVAANNLAASLTEQQEFDDALGLALAAHDRAPSNPGIQDTLGWIYYKKNRFEDAHRLLAEASAALPQHPTVRYHHAMLLSKIGKQEAALSELKTALSLPGGFPEADRAARMVAANKIDE
- the xrtW gene encoding exosortase W translates to MENSLLDLPETVPGSKPLHVVARAKADVLRRYSVLLRAAGLGIPLMLLSAPILGDLWNLWWNRYGFSHGFLVPLVSLYLVWLQWPALRQIPIEPAFVPGMVWLVVSTVLLLASEIAGVMTTGSLALILLLAGLVWLLCGYAYLRALAFPLAYLIFMTPVLDGLTEPLVWPFQLLTANMSVAILQALGIPVLLEHSTSIILPTVTLEVVRECSGAGLLIAVLAIGLPLASLTLEAWWSRITLVLSSVVIAIVANWVRVAVMGIYAQAGGKDLHGPYHILQGLFVDWVAFGFLFVGAWLLGKVEKVEPAAPLPFLQREEKRRVSGPASHGRALNRAWWMACVTIATATLALYSLDRGTSGLKQELATFPTVIGDWVIDYQPNDESLVVLPDADESIARTYRAPDGRRVNLYVAYTKTQRQGKELVGMGTAPLHEKANATALRVGEGSVPANRTVLEKSRRSIPAVFWYHINGRSYAGRTQAKLATIEQAFLRGRTDGALVLVSAEPRKDQRDDRWKAQEEFAAAIVPLMREYLP
- a CDS encoding PEP-CTERM sorting domain-containing protein, whose protein sequence is MGFATTHGGSRGGSGNIIDFAVLRPNSAFDNVLGSSYKPAAGSPAFDSSKWTYLYQVANAAPIIGGTPSTIQSFGFNPIQQSGVPNLATSVGTFDGNKLRFDFTNQGTIVNAQGNNLQSVNAFGINSSPIANSNGINVSTTSSPRNVPGSNGLIWNFSTGNFATGQNHILNGIQNGQTSPVFGFQSDASPRTTLPILGSDGRVQQVAFGPVLNGVIQTSTGFQQLIPIAGAFNVPFAGGGLGAPEPSTMLLIGSGLVGLVSLRRKQWSHKTSN